A part of Capsicum annuum cultivar UCD-10X-F1 chromosome 6, UCD10Xv1.1, whole genome shotgun sequence genomic DNA contains:
- the LOC107873468 gene encoding uncharacterized protein LOC107873468 isoform X3 — MSAGRHQSDEEPKVIKLKVMIDKTRNRVIFAESDHEFIDTLFSFLTLPLGTVLRLLEKDMVQLGSISRVYASVYSLDPRFLRTSYCKSMLIMPRNSSEVQCEKLKLNVDHSEIAGKLFVCSDYYPCNNLFSISQNTRCCLCDNLMRFPKRIYDKEEKRSSGEGSVVEVFLKGGAASFMVTDDLQVMPASTASLTALFGKLGVSDKNEIEAKTVEVGIKEVGEEYPKYRYGFGGLEIVGDTNKSEGSSIGYEEKTSDLVVASESIESEEAASNFAIIMDPKSPTGETIKGEGYLKGPATFMILDNLLVTPFSPTSIITQLNQMNVSPSDVEERTVIVGKDEALNLLKASLISKTVLNDVFNIREPYPKVMLKV, encoded by the exons ATGTCAGCTGGACGCCATCAATCTGATGAAGAACCTAAG GTTATCAAACTTAAGGTTATGATTGACAAGACTAGAAACCGAGTAATCTTTGCAGAGTCGGACCATGAATTCATTGATACACTCTTCTCATTCTTGACACTCCCATTAGGTACAGTTCTAAGACTTCTTGAAAAAGATATGGTTCAATTGGGATCAATTAGCCGCGTCTATGCCAGTGTTTATTCGCTTGATCCAAGGTTCTTGCGCACAAGCTATTGcaaatccatgttgattatgcCACGGAACTCATCAGAAGTTCAGTGTGAAAAGTTGAAGCTCAATGTTGATCATTCGGAGATTGCAGGGAAGTTGTTTGTCTGTTCTGACTATTATCCATGTAATAACTTATTCAGTATCTCGCAGAATACACGATGCTGCCTCTGTGATAATTTGATGCGATTTCCGAAAAGAATTTATGATAAGGAAGAGAAGAGAAGTAGTGGCGAAGGAAGTGTGGTTGAAGTCTTTCTAAAGGGTGGGGCAGCAAGCTTTATGGTAACAGATGATTTGCAGGTAATGCCAGCCTCCACAGCTAGTTTAACTGCTTTGTTTGGAAAGCTCGGAGTCAGTGACAAGAATGAAATTGAGGCAAAGACTGTAGAAGTTGGTATTAAGGAG GTGGGAGAGGAGTACCCGAAATACAGATATGGATTTGGAGGTTTAGAAATAGTTGGGGACACTAATAAATCCGAGGGATCATCCATAGGATATGAGGAAAAAACAAGCGATTTAGTTGTCGCTTCGGAATCAATAGAGTCTGAGGAAGCAGCTAGCAATTTTGCCATCATTATGGACCCGAAGTCTCCAACAGGAGAAACAATAAAGGGTGAAGGGTACTTGAAAGGACCTGCAACGTTTATGATACTGGATAACCTTCTAGTGACTCCTTTTTCCCCTACTTCAATCATAACTCAGCTTAATCAAATGAACGTGTCACCCAGTGATGTGGAGGAACGCACTGTAATTGTTGGGAAGGATGAG GCGCTGAATTTGCTGAAAGCTTCTTTAATCTCGAAAACAGTTTTAAATGATGTTTTCAACATAAGGGAACCATATCCTAAGGTTATGCTGAAAGTGTGA
- the LOC107873468 gene encoding uncharacterized protein LOC107873468 isoform X1, with amino-acid sequence MSAGRHQSDEEPKVIKLKVMIDKTRNRVIFAESDHEFIDTLFSFLTLPLGTVLRLLEKDMVQLGSISRVYASVYSLDPRFLRTSYCKSMLIMPRNSSEVQCEKLKLNVDHSEIAGKLFVCSDYYPCNNLFSISQNTRCCLCDNLMRFPKRIYDKEEKRSSGEGSVVEVFLKGGAASFMVTDDLQVMPASTASLTALFGKLGVSDKNEIEAKTVEVGIKEALQLLKFALLSKMPLTNMVLNNQGNWVKHTSKFENNQTAKLEKKAMSQNSNSMSLKLIVSKSNKKVLYAEAGVKLVDFLFSFLAFPLGAVVKHLGGNSRLGCIDNLYKAAADLSSENYMKSEECKNMLLSPKLFPHSGFDSHILQVGEEYPKYRYGFGGLEIVGDTNKSEGSSIGYEEKTSDLVVASESIESEEAASNFAIIMDPKSPTGETIKGEGYLKGPATFMILDNLLVTPFSPTSIITQLNQMNVSPSDVEERTVIVGKDEALNLLKASLISKTVLNDVFNIREPYPKVMLKV; translated from the exons ATGTCAGCTGGACGCCATCAATCTGATGAAGAACCTAAG GTTATCAAACTTAAGGTTATGATTGACAAGACTAGAAACCGAGTAATCTTTGCAGAGTCGGACCATGAATTCATTGATACACTCTTCTCATTCTTGACACTCCCATTAGGTACAGTTCTAAGACTTCTTGAAAAAGATATGGTTCAATTGGGATCAATTAGCCGCGTCTATGCCAGTGTTTATTCGCTTGATCCAAGGTTCTTGCGCACAAGCTATTGcaaatccatgttgattatgcCACGGAACTCATCAGAAGTTCAGTGTGAAAAGTTGAAGCTCAATGTTGATCATTCGGAGATTGCAGGGAAGTTGTTTGTCTGTTCTGACTATTATCCATGTAATAACTTATTCAGTATCTCGCAGAATACACGATGCTGCCTCTGTGATAATTTGATGCGATTTCCGAAAAGAATTTATGATAAGGAAGAGAAGAGAAGTAGTGGCGAAGGAAGTGTGGTTGAAGTCTTTCTAAAGGGTGGGGCAGCAAGCTTTATGGTAACAGATGATTTGCAGGTAATGCCAGCCTCCACAGCTAGTTTAACTGCTTTGTTTGGAAAGCTCGGAGTCAGTGACAAGAATGAAATTGAGGCAAAGACTGTAGAAGTTGGTATTAAGGAG GCGTTGCAACTGCTGAAGTTCGCATTGCTCTCCAAGATGCCACTGACAAATATGGTACTAAATAACCAGGGAAATTGGGTGAAACATACATCGAAATTCGAAAATAACCAAACTGCAAAGTTAGAGAAGAAAGCCATGTCTCAAAACTCAAATAGTATGAGCCTGAAGCTTATAGTAAGCAAAAGTAACAAGAAGGTTTTGTATGCAGAAGCAGGCGTCAAGCTTGTAGACTTCCTTTTCAGTTTCCTTGCATTCCCGTTAGGGGCTGTAGTAAAGCATCTAGGTGGCAACTCAAGACTTGGATGCATAGATAATTTGTATAAGGCTGCTGCTGATTTGAGTTCTGAAAACTACATGAAATCAGAAGAGTGCAAAAATATGCTACTCTCTCCGAAATTGTTTCCACACTCTGGTTTTGACAGTCATATTCTCCAGGTGGGAGAGGAGTACCCGAAATACAGATATGGATTTGGAGGTTTAGAAATAGTTGGGGACACTAATAAATCCGAGGGATCATCCATAGGATATGAGGAAAAAACAAGCGATTTAGTTGTCGCTTCGGAATCAATAGAGTCTGAGGAAGCAGCTAGCAATTTTGCCATCATTATGGACCCGAAGTCTCCAACAGGAGAAACAATAAAGGGTGAAGGGTACTTGAAAGGACCTGCAACGTTTATGATACTGGATAACCTTCTAGTGACTCCTTTTTCCCCTACTTCAATCATAACTCAGCTTAATCAAATGAACGTGTCACCCAGTGATGTGGAGGAACGCACTGTAATTGTTGGGAAGGATGAG GCGCTGAATTTGCTGAAAGCTTCTTTAATCTCGAAAACAGTTTTAAATGATGTTTTCAACATAAGGGAACCATATCCTAAGGTTATGCTGAAAGTGTGA
- the LOC107873468 gene encoding uncharacterized protein LOC107873468 isoform X2 — translation MSAGRHQSDEEPKVIKLKVMIDKTRNRVIFAESDHEFIDTLFSFLTLPLGTVLRLLEKDMVQLGSISRVYASVYSLDPRFLRTSYCKSMLIMPRNSSEVQCEKLKLNVDHSEIAGKLFVCSDYYPCNNLFSISQNTRCCLCDNLMRFPKRIYDKEEKRSSGEGSVVEVFLKGGAASFMVTDDLQVMPASTASLTALFGKLGVSDKNEIEAKTVEVGIKEGNWVKHTSKFENNQTAKLEKKAMSQNSNSMSLKLIVSKSNKKVLYAEAGVKLVDFLFSFLAFPLGAVVKHLGGNSRLGCIDNLYKAAADLSSENYMKSEECKNMLLSPKLFPHSGFDSHILQVGEEYPKYRYGFGGLEIVGDTNKSEGSSIGYEEKTSDLVVASESIESEEAASNFAIIMDPKSPTGETIKGEGYLKGPATFMILDNLLVTPFSPTSIITQLNQMNVSPSDVEERTVIVGKDEALNLLKASLISKTVLNDVFNIREPYPKVMLKV, via the exons ATGTCAGCTGGACGCCATCAATCTGATGAAGAACCTAAG GTTATCAAACTTAAGGTTATGATTGACAAGACTAGAAACCGAGTAATCTTTGCAGAGTCGGACCATGAATTCATTGATACACTCTTCTCATTCTTGACACTCCCATTAGGTACAGTTCTAAGACTTCTTGAAAAAGATATGGTTCAATTGGGATCAATTAGCCGCGTCTATGCCAGTGTTTATTCGCTTGATCCAAGGTTCTTGCGCACAAGCTATTGcaaatccatgttgattatgcCACGGAACTCATCAGAAGTTCAGTGTGAAAAGTTGAAGCTCAATGTTGATCATTCGGAGATTGCAGGGAAGTTGTTTGTCTGTTCTGACTATTATCCATGTAATAACTTATTCAGTATCTCGCAGAATACACGATGCTGCCTCTGTGATAATTTGATGCGATTTCCGAAAAGAATTTATGATAAGGAAGAGAAGAGAAGTAGTGGCGAAGGAAGTGTGGTTGAAGTCTTTCTAAAGGGTGGGGCAGCAAGCTTTATGGTAACAGATGATTTGCAGGTAATGCCAGCCTCCACAGCTAGTTTAACTGCTTTGTTTGGAAAGCTCGGAGTCAGTGACAAGAATGAAATTGAGGCAAAGACTGTAGAAGTTGGTATTAAGGAG GGAAATTGGGTGAAACATACATCGAAATTCGAAAATAACCAAACTGCAAAGTTAGAGAAGAAAGCCATGTCTCAAAACTCAAATAGTATGAGCCTGAAGCTTATAGTAAGCAAAAGTAACAAGAAGGTTTTGTATGCAGAAGCAGGCGTCAAGCTTGTAGACTTCCTTTTCAGTTTCCTTGCATTCCCGTTAGGGGCTGTAGTAAAGCATCTAGGTGGCAACTCAAGACTTGGATGCATAGATAATTTGTATAAGGCTGCTGCTGATTTGAGTTCTGAAAACTACATGAAATCAGAAGAGTGCAAAAATATGCTACTCTCTCCGAAATTGTTTCCACACTCTGGTTTTGACAGTCATATTCTCCAGGTGGGAGAGGAGTACCCGAAATACAGATATGGATTTGGAGGTTTAGAAATAGTTGGGGACACTAATAAATCCGAGGGATCATCCATAGGATATGAGGAAAAAACAAGCGATTTAGTTGTCGCTTCGGAATCAATAGAGTCTGAGGAAGCAGCTAGCAATTTTGCCATCATTATGGACCCGAAGTCTCCAACAGGAGAAACAATAAAGGGTGAAGGGTACTTGAAAGGACCTGCAACGTTTATGATACTGGATAACCTTCTAGTGACTCCTTTTTCCCCTACTTCAATCATAACTCAGCTTAATCAAATGAACGTGTCACCCAGTGATGTGGAGGAACGCACTGTAATTGTTGGGAAGGATGAG GCGCTGAATTTGCTGAAAGCTTCTTTAATCTCGAAAACAGTTTTAAATGATGTTTTCAACATAAGGGAACCATATCCTAAGGTTATGCTGAAAGTGTGA